TGTTTCTTCTAGTAAGGTTCGTGCACTTTTATAAATCGATGCAGGGGGCCAAATGCTGATGCGATGAATGGGGCTATTAGAGAGTACAAAGATGAAGAACTGAGGTGTTATCGTTACTGGTATATATTTGCGAGTTGTATGATTTGCATGCAGCGGACGGTGTAGATTTGCTTGCCAAATAAAATGATTGTTAAGAGGATGCTTGTTACTAAAATacgaatatggtttgaatactttgggttgagttttattcttcttcataaggaggtatatataggagtttacatgagAGTTTTAtaaggaattagatacagtaaagaattaggaaagtatctcctaattgtacaatgatttattacttatataaaaataggaaactaaatcccttaattaatcaaggaagtaaatctccttgattaattaggagactcacgtcaacactcctcctcaagttggtgcatatatgtcaccaatgcccaacttggtaagtgagtcatgAAATACTCTTCGACAAACAGCTCTGGTTAAAAGATATCTACCAGTTAATCTTCTGATCTTACGAATGGTAGGCGGATGATCTTTTTCTCAATATCGATAGCTGACTTGTTGTCACAATGCAACTCCATTGGCTTTTCTGGCTTGAAGCCCAATTCTGTCAAGAGTCTTCTGATCCACAATAATTTACAAACTCAGTGAGCCATTCCTCGATACTCTGCTTCAGCACTAGATCGAGAAACCGCATTTTGCTTTTTACTCCGCCAAGTGACTAGGTTACCTTCCACGAATGTAAAGTAACATGAAGTAGCGCGTCTATCTGTAATGAAGCTAGCCTAATCAGCATCTGTGtatccaacaacttcaagATCTCCATTTTTTGAGAACATTAATCTTTTCCTAGGGGTTGACTTTAAGTATCTTAAGATCCAATCAACTGcattcctatgagaaacacTGGGcgaatgcataaactgactaaccacactcaccgcatatgcaatatctggtCTTGTGTGTGCCAGATATATTAACCTCCAACAAGGCGTTGGTACTGTTCCTTATTGGTTGGTTCTTGGTCCATATCTTCACATAACTTGTGATTCATCTCAATGGGTGTGTCAGCAGGCTTACATCCAAGCATTCATGTTTTAGTGAATAGATCCATTACATACTTCCTTTGAGACAGAAATATATTAGTTTTTGATCTTGCTACTTCGATTCCGAGAAAGTGCTTCAAATCACCtaaatccttcatctcaaattcctgaGACAAATACTTTTGCAACTTCAGTTGCTCTTCTGCTTCATTTCCAGTTACGATtatgtcatctacataaaAAATCAATGCAGTAAGTTTTCCTTCATCAAGCTTCAAGAACAGGGTGTGATCTGAATTACTCTGTgtatatccaaaattcttcataGATTTAGTAAATCTGCCAAACCATGCCCTGGGAGAttgctttaacccatataatgactttctgagcttgcaaacttgatttttcttgtcaGGAGTTGAATTACATCTTGGGGGTAAGTCCATATATACTTATTCTTCCAAGTCTCCATGTAAGAATGCattttttacatcaaactgatgtagtggccaatcAAGATTTGCTGCTAGAGAAAATATGACTCTAATAGTGTTAATCTTGGCTACTGGGGCAAAGGTCTCCTCGTAATCTATCCAGTATCTTTGTGTGTACCCCTTCGCCACCAATCTagctttatatctttcaacGGATCCATCTGCTTTGAGTTTCACAGTATAAATCCACATGCATCCTACTGTTTTATTTCCATGAGGTAAGGGCATGAGTTCCCATGTGACATTCTTTTGGAGAGCtcgcatttcttcattcatagcttttttctattttgggtCTCCTAGTGCTTCAGTTACACTGTTAGGGACAAATATGTCAGTCAATTGCTTCACATAGTATACATATGACTCTGATAATCTGTTgagagatatataattattaatgGGGTATTTCCCTTTGGCTTTAATATCTGTTTCATATTGTACTCGAGGTTTGCCACGGTTCTTCCTTTCTGGAAGCTGATATGTAGGCTATGTGTCTTctaaaatcaaatcatcatgagatatttcattagtgttatcagtttcaggaaaagatgttACTTAAATGACATCCTCAGCAGGTGATTGGTGCAGTGAGCTAAAGACggcaaaatctcataaaacgATTCAATTTCCTCATCTTGATTTTGACAACGTGAAGATAACTGATCGTTTTCCTCTGGCGACCGGTCACTGTTTGCTGGCGATTGATCGTTTTGAAGTAGATTCTCTGTAGTTGAAGAACTAAGGAGAGTTGACCGGTTGCTTTCCACTGGCAATCGATCATTTTGATGCAGAGTGACGTcctggggaaaaaaaattgagaattgaAGCAGTGGTGGATTCTCGATTCTTCTCTTGGGctgttgaaaaatataagtcatGTCCCCAAAACACAACATCTATGGAGGTGAAGACCTTCTGACTAGGAGGATGATAACACCGGTATCCTTTCTGATGAGGTGCATAGCCAATGAAAACACACTTTTCAGCTCGGGGATCCAATTTACTTCGTTAGTGAtcatgtaagtggacaaataCAATACAGCCAAAAATTAGGGATTCCAGGTTTCGGGTGGGAGGTGTTTGGATATGGTGGTGAAGTGTTTGAAGTGGTGTTTAGAAATTTAAGACAATAGAAGGAAACCAATTGATAAGGTATGCTACAGAAACGATTGCTTCGCCCCAAAATGATCGTGGCATATTGGCACCAAAGAGAGAGGCACGAACGACTTCCAATAAGTGTCTGTTCTTTCTTTAAGCCACCTCATTCTGTTGGGGAGTGCAATGGCATGAGCGTTGATGTATgatgccatgatcttgtaaGAACTGGTTAAGATcatggttgagaaattctccGCCATTGTTAGAACAAAGAACCTGAATTCTGGCATGAAATTGAGTATCCACCATTTGATAAAATTGTTGAAACTTGGAACTAACTTCCCCTTTAGTTTTGAGAAGGGAAACCCAAGTTATGCGTGTGCAATCATCTATAAACGTGATAAACCATTGCGTCCCTGTCAGAGTGGCAATTTTAGcaggtccccagacatcagaatgaacaagGAAAAACGGAACCAAACTCTTATTTGAACTTAATGGGAAAGGGACACGATGGCTCTTAGCCAATTCACACGTATCACACTGGAAGCTGGAAACATCAAGACTGGAAAATAATGATCGAAATAACTTCTTAAGATAACCGAACGAGGCATGCCCAAGACGTTtatgccataaccaaattttgtctctctccccctcaGAACGAGTTCCACTGGTTCTGAAAGCTTGACCAACCTTGGCCTCATTATTTGGTGCCCAGTTTAAGTAGTAGAGTTTGCCCCATCGAGTACCACAACCAATCGTCTTTCCTGTGAGGATGACtagaaaaacacaatgattCGGCCAAAATATTACGGTACATCCCAAAATAGTAGTAAGTTGTGCAACAGATAACAAGTTATGGtccaaagatggaacaagtaatacAGAATCCAGATGTAAGGaagtagagagagatagagagcccTTCCTAACCACAAGGGAAGGGGTACCATTAGCATTAGACACCGCCGACAGAGTGGATGATTTGCGATTAATAAGTTGGCTAGGATCAAAAGTAATGTGATCCGTAGCACCCGAGTCAATAATCTATGCGGATTTATGAGATGGCGTATGAAAAGTAGAACCTTTGGTGGTGGCGATAGAAGCATGAGTCCGAGTAGCCGAGTCAGCAGGATTGACCGCATGCTTTTTTGAGTCTGCAATAAGGGGCAGAATTGTAGGAGTTCTTGACATTGCAGCGGAAGTAAGATGTGATATGAGAATGTGAGGAATTGTGATTGGAGGAATTTGATGTATGAATTtgattagggttttggatttgaatatgagaagTTCGAGATAAGGGTTTAGAGACAACTTAGGATAGATTGCTCTGATACCTTGCTAAAATacgaatatggtttgaatactttgggttgagttttattcttccCCATAaagaggtatatataggagtttacataAGAGTTTTACAGGGAATTAGatacagtaaagaattaggaaagtatctcctaattgtacaatgatttgtcacttatataaaaataggaaagtaaatcctttaattaatcaaggaagtaaatttccttgattaattaggagactcacatCAACACTTGTTTGTATAAAATGCTTTTTTGTCCAGCTTCTTTGAGCAATTGGAATATAAGTTCTATGCTCCCGTTGCACGTCTCCGCTTTCTTCCTATCTATTTCCTCATGTGAGTCACATAAGGAGAGAGATAGGAAGAAGCAAAGGGGAGATGTGAGGTGAAAATTATTTGTAGGATTTTCTTAGacacttttttttatgaaatacaATCAGTTTGACAATCACAATTATTTTGCTGACATTggaaatgaatattttgtgtcatttcaatttttgctcacttgaaaattaaaattaagttATATATAAAGATGAGTTGAAAAGATGTATTATGTCTATATTTGACACGGTTCATTAGTTTTCTAAATCTACATTATGatattattttctatattGAGTGAAAATAATGGAGGAAATTAAATTGATGAATTTTGAGAAGTTTTGCTTTCTTCCATTGTtggttttgaatattttgtggCCATATAATTTCGATAATTTCTTTATAGCATCTGTGGCATTTCTCTTCTTACGGAGGGGAGTTCGTGTTGTGACTTTTATTACAGTCATTTTGAGGGGCCTGACAATTCTTGTATGCCATATCCTAAGGACCAGACAATTCCTAGGGATCATACTTCCTAAGGAGGATTCTGATAATGATAAGGCTGCCATAGGTGAGGACTAGAAGGAAGCTTCAGagaggaaaatgaagaaatcaaCGCTAGTTTATCAGATCTTTACTTCCTGGCCTACAAAATAAgaacacacaaacacaaatatTTATCAATTTTGGTTGATGCAGAACTTGTaaaaagtctaaaaaattatttgatataatttaaaataatttagagaTTGAGAGGATTTTAGGGTTAAGGCTTCACTTAGGGATGAGATTGCAAATAGTGAGATTAAAATTACTGGTTATATAGGCGTGTCCAGATAGTGGGGATTAGTAGTGTTCATGTTGGCCCGATAAAAGTGGTGGTCATGCGCGAACTACCAATATGTACCCATGCCTCATTTGGGTTCCAAAAAAGAGAATGTGAGAAGAATGAAATGGGTCTCTGGGTCTTAGAGAAGAGAAGGTGAGAAGAACGTTGACCTTAATCTCATTCCAAATAACCTTGAAAACCCATTGGTTGAAACTGATGGGttggatatgattttagatCCTTAATCGAAACATTGTTTTGTGATTTGTGTTAgatattgttttttcttgttggtGTAACAACAATCAGTTATACAATTATTTAATTCTAATAGTTAAATAAGCACAACaatagtaaaataaataaataaataaaacgaaattcaataaaacaataaagaaaCCATGACTGCTTTTGTAACGTAAAGAGCTTCTATTACACTTTCActttttctttcgtttttgtagaaatgttaGTTGAACTTATACctcagtttcaatttgtcactttgaagaaaaatttaagagaaatgataccataattttttaaaatccatgatttgtcatCTGACTTTCataccatccaattttccatatattttaagggtattttagccGTTTCAGTTTCAatggtattttaaaaatggaaaaatcattataataaaaatcgtatatgttttaaacaattaaaattgaagagaaaatCTCACCTTACCCCTTGTACACCACCGGTGGCTCCAACCAACTCTGCCTACCTTGAAATCCATTTCCCCTTCCCTCTTCACAGCCCCTTCCTCCATTcccccttctctctttcccttcATCCTTCTGTCTCTACCATGGAACACATACCCTCCACACACAAATTCTCTCAGCCCACCCAAACTAAGTCCACCTTCTTcttcgtttttcttttttaaaattgtagaCATGCTCAATGAacaccataaaaaaaatttatgcatgctgagagagagagagagagaggggggtcCTGTGCGATGTGTTTTTGGGGCGGGTGTGGTTGGGTTGGTGGAGAAAGCGAgaaaaaaggtttttttttcttctttttttttttttgaaatggaaagactaaaatacccttaaatgaatgaaaaattgaatggTGTTAAAGTGACAAATTGgatggattttgaaaaattaagatgaTACTTATCTTAAACTTTTCTTTAAAGTGACAAATTAAAACTGAGATAAGTTCAAAcgacatttctacaaaaattctttttctttttctaaactttTGCTCAGAACTttagtgaaaaagaaaatccaccACCCATACAACGACACTTGACCGACAAAATCCAAAGACATATCAAAAGACCACAGAAAACATGACGCTCATCTACCAACACCGTACATCAGCAACAGTgggcattcataattcagtgCATATATCATACCAACTTCACGTATTATTTGTAGTACTTCACTAATTCCTTCCCTATTTTCCACATGGTACCAAAAATGAGCATGATTTAGTGAAATATTCATCTAGGTCTTCAAATGTTTTCCGCATTCTCTGTTTGGGTAAGGTAATCTATAATTTCTCGTAAGGAAAAATGCTAAAGTGATTACATTGCTTGATAATTAATAATGATGTTTACTCGTTgcattaattattatgataaaTTATTCAATGACAAGTTTATTCAGATAGTTAATgtggttttaaaaaagaagtaatGATTTAGTGTTATTTATGGCCATCGaaaaaagggggggggggggtgttATTTATgccttaaaaaaaatgttcaattcaattcaatcatACACCATTCTTCTGATTCTACTGTTTCTCTGCTGCAAATTGCAATGAGGCTATTATTTTTGCGGGGTCCCTCGGCCATATGATGCCCTCTAGATCATGAAAACATTATATAATGGTCTTTTACATTTGAAATTCCATCTAAAACATATGCTCATGCTATACTATAATGGTCCAATTCCAATCCCAAGACCTCCCACAACTCCTGATTATTCAACCTCCATTATGCTTGGCAATTGCTGAATCTCAGTTGTCTCAAAAATTCCATCTCCTCAAAGCATGGGAGTCAGAACTCCCTCTAGACCAGTTCTTGACCACCTATGCATGCTCAGTCCAAGCCATGCTTTGCTACCCTTTCACTCAGGTCAATGCAGACCTCCTCCGGCTACTTCCGGCACTCAAACTTGTTGTCAGCCCCACTGCTGGGGTCAACAACATCGATGTGGTCGAGTGCCGGCGGCGTGGAATATCAGTGACCACTTCTGGGAGTGCATTCTCAGAAGATGTTGCTGATACTGCCGTAGGTTTGCTCATTGATGTGCATAGAAGAATCTCAGCAGCAGATCGGTATGTGAAAGGGCTTTGGACTAGCAAAGGAGATTATCCTCTTGGTTCCAAGGTAATGCTAGCTAGAGAGATCTCATTTACTAAGTTTCTAAACCACATATGTACATTAGTTGATGGCAGTTGATTTGTTAATTAACAATTAACGATAATAATTGATGTAATAAGTACGCATCCATAACTCACAAAAACTGATTAGTTCTTTAGCATTGGGAATTGaagattttctttatttcttgttgTAGTACACATACACCCTAGTTGATCCTCTGATATTAAATGATTGATCGACtctctatatattttattattatttatgtaatATTAATTGTCAACTGGTAATTAATTTCAGTTAGGAGGCAAGCGAGTTGGGATTGTTGGATTAGGAAGCATTGGCTCTGAAATTGCAAAAAGACTGGAGGCCTTTGGGTGCATTGTCTCATACAACTCAAGGAGCAAAAATCCATCTTTAACATACCCCTTCTATTCCAGTGTTCATGAACTTGCAGCCAATACTGATGCCCTCATCATCTGTTGTGCATTGACAGACCAAACCCGCCACATGATCAACAAGGAAGTCTTATCTGCACTGGGAAGAGAGGGAGTGATTGTCAACGTTGGACGGGGGGCTATTATTGATGAGAAGGAATTGGTGAGGTTTCTGGTGCATGGAGAGATTGGAGGCGCTGGTTTGGATGTGTTTGAGAATGAGCCTCATGTTCCTGAAGAACTCTTTGCTTTGGACAACGTTGTTCTGTCTCCACATAACGCTGCTTTTACTCCCGAATCTGTAGAGAGTTCGAGTCAAATAGTTATTGCCAATTTGGAAGCTTTCTTCTCAAATGAGCCTTTGGTTACTCCATTCATGGATGactaaatttgattttatgtgttgtttcctttatttattttcagacATTTGTTTTTGGCTGAACTCTGTTCTTGTGGAAGTAATTCCTTGGCTTGCAAGAAGCTATGAATTACAATGACTCTGATTATCTCATTTGACTGGCAGTTTTCATTGCTCTTATTTCCAACATTTTTCTTAAGCTTGTAATATCTctttgtcaaattccttttgatCAAGCCTTAATTACAAAAGTCAGCCAAGATAACACATGAAATGAATACCACAGAAAAAAGATAATTGAAATCCTCTTTTGTTTAAAGTAAATTAAAGTGGTTTTTATGATTGGAAATGCCAGataggaggcaaacgagttgGGATTGTCGGATTGGGAAACATTGGCTTAGAAGTTGCCAAAAGACTTGAGGCCTTTGGCTGCAACATATTGTACAACTCAAGGACAGAAAAGCCATTCGTTTCATACCCTTTCTATTCTGATATCTGTGAACTAGCTGCTAACAGTGACGCCCTTGTCATTTGTTGTGCATTGACTGCGCTGGGAAGAGATGGCTGTAAACATAGGACGCGGAGCTATCATCGATGAGAAGGAAATGGTGCGGTGTTTGGTGAAAGGAGAGATTGGAGGTGCTGGTTTGGA
Above is a window of Prunus persica cultivar Lovell chromosome G2, Prunus_persica_NCBIv2, whole genome shotgun sequence DNA encoding:
- the LOC18787292 gene encoding glyoxylate/hydroxypyruvate reductase HPR3, encoding MVQFQSQDLPQLLIIQPPLCLAIAESQLSQKFHLLKAWESELPLDQFLTTYACSVQAMLCYPFTQVNADLLRLLPALKLVVSPTAGVNNIDVVECRRRGISVTTSGSAFSEDVADTAVGLLIDVHRRISAADRYVKGLWTSKGDYPLGSKLGGKRVGIVGLGSIGSEIAKRLEAFGCIVSYNSRSKNPSLTYPFYSSVHELAANTDALIICCALTDQTRHMINKEVLSALGREGVIVNVGRGAIIDEKELVRFLVHGEIGGAGLDVFENEPHVPEELFALDNVVLSPHNAAFTPESVESSSQIVIANLEAFFSNEPLVTPFMDD